One Nematostella vectensis chromosome 10, jaNemVect1.1, whole genome shotgun sequence genomic window carries:
- the LOC5521893 gene encoding nudix hydrolase 20, chloroplastic isoform X1 has product MSSKEYREHSYASTPTISPTEMTSSPWSSNILKLVQRLNNFHAAGSSKVHCKPFVVDGITVGTILPNVLTQIRKYPDIFAVIKTTDSDEHVTLVPSLLTFEERTQKVNEVVQEFRKKDLFVTLRGWRDEMYAVGRSFSDRPFFMMERSAACLLGITQYGVHLNGYHRDVNGMLFMWVARRSLSKPTYPGKLDQLVAGGIPCGSNTRETLIKECAEEALIAESLAANAKPVGTVSYVFEDERGVFPEVQFVYDLELPESFTPKASDGEVSDFYYWPISKVKEMIATNEYKFNSALVVLDFLIRHGEVSPDTEPNYMDFVLGCHRQANWRF; this is encoded by the exons ATGAGCTCGAAGGAATACAGAGAACATAGCTACGCCAGCACACCTACAATATCACCAACAG AAATGACAAGTAGCCCATGGTCAAGCAATATCTTGAAGCTCGTTCAACGACTGAACAACTTTCATGCAGCAG GGTCATCCAAGGTTCATTGCAAGCCATTTGTTGTAGATGGTATCACAGTGGGAACTATACTACCTAATGTTCTAACTCAAATCAGAAAATACCCAGATATCTTTGCTGTTATCAAGACTACTGACAGTGATGAACATGTGACACTAGTTCCCAGTCTCTTGACATTTGAGGAGAGAACACAGAAGGTCAATGAGGTCGTACAGGAGTTTAGAAAAAAGGACTTGTTTGTCACTCTAAGAGGGTGGAGAGATGAG ATGTATGCTGTAGGGAGATCATTCAGTGACAGACCTTTCTTCATGATGGAGCGTTCCGCCGCAT GTCTGCTTGGAATAACTCAGTATGGTGTACATCTAAATGGTTACCATAGAGATGTCAACGGCATGCTTTTTATGTGGGTGGCCAGGAGAAGTCTTTCCAAACCAACATATCCTGGAAAATTAGACCAACTG GTGGCTGGAGGTATCCCCTGTGGTTCAAACACAAGAGAAACATTGATCAAGGAGTGTGCAGAAGAGGCATTGATAGCTGAAAGCCTTGCAGCAAACGCCAAGCCTGTGGGGACGGTCAG CTATGTGTTTGAAGATGAACGTGGGGTCTTTCCCGAGGTTCAGTTTGTTTATGACCTGGAGCTACCTGAGAGTTTTACTCCAAAAGCAAGTGATGGTGAAGTGAGTGACTTCTACTACTGGCCTATCAGCAAG GTAAAGGAGATGATTGCCACAAATGAGTACAAGTTCAACAGTGCCTTAGTAGTACTTGATTTCCTGATACGGCATGGTGAAGTCTCCCCAGACACCG AACCAAATTACATGGATTTTGTTCTCGGTTGTCATCGTCAAGCTAATTGGCGGTTCTAG
- the LOC5521892 gene encoding phosphoribosylformylglycinamidine synthase, translated as MAAKMPSKIIRFYQVPGLSTGKHEVVLSKLRAAIPRVEITKLATEICFNVSIQDGCELEADKVEHLEWLFSKSFERENLTRDTSFSVEKIEAEQPASRCVVIEIGPRLNFSTANSTNAVSICHSLGLKKVDRIEQSVRYLIQTKPRNEDDEKPLTDKEEQTLVSKLHDRMTQCRYTKPITTFEIDFHPEPCYDVDVMEGGRGALEKVNKDLGLAFDEWDLNYYTKLFKEKVGRNPTSVECFDLAQSNSEHSRHWFFCGRLVVDGQEIDKSLMRMVKDTQITSNDNNVIKFSDNSSSIKGYQVPLLIPDEPATASKFHLSEDTTRHIIFSAETHNFPTGVAPFPGATTGTGGRIRDVQAAGRGAHVIAGTAGYCFGNLQIPGYKLPWEDPDLVYPNNMAPALEVAIEASNGASDYGNKFGEPVLAGFARSFGMRMPNGERREWVKPIMFSGGLGTIDAHSVTKLAPEKGMEVVKIGGPAYRIGVGGGAASSIQVQGDNISELDFGAVQRGDAEMEQKLNRAIRACLEMGKRNPICSIHDQGAGGNGNVLKEICEPAGAVIRVKDFILGDPTLSVMELWGAEYQESNALLVRAEDAAKLRTISSREKVPVSFVGTITGDGRIVLEDDNSSEENGMLDTSLAKRQKTTKYPVDLELDVVLGKMPKKVFTLDHVSPMLQPLSLPQGLTVAEALRRVLRLPSVASKRYLTNKVDRSVTGLIAQQQCVGPLHTPVAGVAVTALSHFHTVGSATAVGEQPIKCLVDPGCGARMTVGEALTNLVFAKITDLKDVKCSGNWMWAAKLPGEGAALYDTCKAMCGVMAELGIAVDGGKDSLSMAARVGSDTVKAPGALVVSVYAACPDVCLTVTPDLKLPGGNGTLLYVRMGAEGWRLGGSALAQVYQQIGDVSPDMDNPQLFISAFNTTQELLSQKLITSGHDVSDGGLVTTLLEMAFAGNCGLDTNIPVTSWTPQHSKAIDVLFAEELGLVLEVKPENVEAVQNAYQRNGVCCLVIGKTAGLGEGSGILIKVDGETVLEDKMVALRDLWEETSFQLELLQSNPSCVEIEKAGLKHRKAPEYNLTFEPTAVTPIEDRDNCPKVAVIREEGSNGDREMVASFYMAGFQVWDVTMNDICRGDLTLDGFRGVVFVGGFSYADVLGSAKGWAAVCQINPTAKAQFEAFLARDDTFSLGICNGCQLMALLGWVGSEDTGETPKFASPSQGVCFTHNISERFESRFVTVTIESSPALMLQGLEGSSLGVWVAHGEGRAQFVRPEVLDNVVSKNLAPVRYVDDDGNITTQYPLNPNGSPLGIAGLCSPDGRHLAMMPHPERCTLPWQWAWMPEEWRGSMSTSPWLRMFQNAYEWCVKEG; from the exons ATGGCAGCAAAAATGCCTTCTAAAATCATACGCTTTTATCAGGTACCGGGCTTATCCACTGGGAAGCATGAAGTAGTGCTTTCTAAACTTAGAGCTGCCATTCCTCGTGTGGAAATCACAAAACTTGCGACGGAGATATGCTTCAACGTGAGCATTCAAGATGGCTGTGAACTTGAGGCAGACAAAGTCGAACATTTAGAATGGCTTTTTAGCAAATCATTCGAAAGGGAGAACCTCACGAGAGATACATCCTTTTCAGTTGAGAAAATTGAGGCAGAGCAACCGGCTAGTAGATGTGTCGTTATTGAGATCGGTCCAAGGTTGAATTTTTCAACAGCAAACTCGACCAATGCAGTGTCCATATGCCATTCGTTgggtttaaaaaaagttgatcGTATCGAGCAATCAGTGAGATACTTGATACAGACAAAACCTAGAAACGAGGATGATGAAAAACCTCTGACTGATAAGGAGGAACAAACACTGGTATCTAAACTACATGATCGAATGACACAGTGTAGATATACTAAACCTATCACTACATTCGAGATAGACTTTCATCCCGAACCCTGCTATGACGTAGATGTCatggaagggggaaggggtgcaTTGGAGAAAGTTAACAAAGACCTAGGACTTGCCTTTGATGAATGGGATCTCAATTATTACACCAAGCTTTTCAAGGAGAAAGTAGGCCGCAACCCAACAAGTGTTGAGTGCTTTGATCTGGCACAGTCCAACAGTGAGCACTCGCGTCATTGGTTCTTTTGTGGCCGGCTAGTGGTAGATGGCCAGGAAATTGACAAGTCATTGATGAGGATGGTCAAAGACACTCAAATAACCAGTAATGATAATAACGTCATCAAGTTTAGCGACAATAGCAG ttccattaaaggttaccaagTTCCTTTACTTATTCCTGATGAACCAGCAACTGCTAGCAAGTTTCATCTTTCAGAAGATACCACCAGACATATCATATTCTCAGCAGAAACCCACAACTTTCCAACAG GGGTAGCTCCATTCCCAGGTGCCACAACTGGCACTGGTGGGAGAATCCGTGATGTCCAGGCTGCCGGCAGAGGGGCCCATGTAATTGCTGGGACTGCAGGATATTGCTTTGGAAACTTGCAGATACCAG GCTACAAGCTTCCATGGGAGGATCCTGATCTGGTTTACCCCAACAACATGGCGCCTGCTTTGGAGGTGGCAATAGAGGCCAGTAACGGTGCATCTGACTATGGCAACAAGTTTGGAGAGCCCGTCCTTGCCGGCTTTGCCAGGTCATTTGGTATGAGGATGCCAAATGGAGAGAGACGTGAATGGGTGAAACCCATCATGTTTAGTGGTGGATTAGGAACCATTGATGCCCATAGTGTGACTAAATTGGCACCAGAAAAGG GCATGGAAGTGGTCAAGATAGGCGGACCTGCGTACCGCATAGGGGTAGGTGGAGGGGCTGCTTCATCTATCCAGGTTCAAGGAGACAACATCTCAGAACTCGACTTTGGAGCTGTCCAGCGGGGGGATGCAGAGATGGAGCAAAAACTAAACAGGGCTATCCGAGCCTGTCTGGAAATGGGCAAGAGAAATCCTATCTGCAGTATACATGACCAGGGAGCTGGGGGCAATG GTAATGTTTTGAAGGAGATCTGTGAGCCTGCAGGTGCCGTTATAAGAGTGAAGGATTTTATCCTTGGAGACCCAACTCTGTCTGTAATGGAGCTCTGGGGGGCTGAATACCAGGAAAGCAATGCCCTACTTGTGAGGGCTGAAGATGCAGCAAAACTAAGAACAATATCGAGTCGAGAGAAAGTTCCTGTCTCATTTGTAGGGACAATAACTG gtgatGGGAGAATAGTTCTTGAAGATGATAACTCCTCTGAGGAAAACGGGATGCTTGACACTTCTTTGGCTAAACGCCAAAAGACCACAAAATACCCTGTAGACCTAGAGCTGGACGTAGTTTTGGGCAAGATGCCAAAGAAAGTGTTTACACTTGATCACGTCAGTCCCATGTTGCAACCTCTTTCATTGCCTCAGGGTCTAACTGTGGCAGAAGCCTTACGCCGTGTTCTAAGGCTGCCCTCAGTGGCCAGCAAGCGCTACCTAACAAACAAG GTTGATCGCAGTGTAACAGGACTGATTGCACAGCAGCAGTGCGTTGGTCCTCTCCATACGCCAGTTGCAGGTGTTGCTGTTACAGCTCTCTCCCACTTTCACACTGTTGGGTCCGCAACAGCTGTAGGGGAACAGCCAATCAAATGCTTGGTAGACCCTGGATGTGGAGCACGCATGACTGTGGGGGAGGCTCTTACGAACTTGGTGTTTGCAAAGATCACAGATCTAAAG GACGTCAAATGTAGCGGCAACTGGATGTGGGCTGCCAAGCTTCCAGGAGAAGGAGCGGCTTTATACGACACATGTAAAGCCATGTGTGGTGTCATGGCTGAGCTGGGTATCGCCGTGGATGGCGGCAAAGACTCACTAAGTATGGCTGCCCGTGTCGGCAGTGACACGGTAAAGGCACCAGGTGCTCTGGTGGTGTCTGTCTATGCTGCATGCCCTGATGTCTGCTTGACCGTGACCCCAGACCTAAAGCTTCCTGGCGGGAATGGGACCCTCCTGTATGTCCGCATGGGTGCGGAGGGGTGGCGGCTTGGTGGAAGTGCACTGGCCCAGGTGTATCAGCAGATTGGGGATGTGTCGCCTGATATGGACAATCCACAG cTTTTCATCTCTGCGTTCAACACAACGCAAGAGCTACTCTCACAGAAGCTCATCACTTCCGGTCACGACGTCAGCGACGGAGGCCTAGTCACCACTCTGCTGGAAATGGCATTTGCTGGAAACTGTGGCCTGGACACCAACATCCCTGTCACCAGCTGGACGCCACAGCACAGCAAAGCCATAGATGTATTGTTCGCCGAAGAGCTTGGCCTGGTTCTGGAAGTTAAACCTGAGAATGTCGAGGCTGTTCAGAATGCGTATCAGAGGAACGGTGTATGTTGTCTTGTGATTGGTAAAACTGCCGGATTAGGCGAAGGTTCTGGTATCTTAATCAAAGTTGATGGTGAGACGGTCCTGGAGGATAAGATGGTGGCGCTGAGGGACCTGTGGGAGGAGACGAGTTTCCAGCTTGAACTGTTGCAGTCCAACCCAAGCTGTGTGGAAATCGAAAAGGCAGGGCTGAAGCACCGGAAAGCTCCGGAGTACAACCTCACCTTTGAACCAACCGCAGTGACGCCTATTGAAGATCGAGACAACTGTCCCAAAGTGGCTGTCATCCGCGAGGAGGGAAGTAATGGTGATCGAGAAATGGTTGCGAGCTTCTACATGGCGGGATTCCAAGTGTGGGATGTGACGATGAATGACATCTGTCGGGGAGATTTAACTCTGGATGGATTCCGTGGAGTTGTCTTTGTAGGCGGCTTTAGCTATGCAGACGTCTTGGGCTCTGCCAAAGGATGGGCAGCAGTGTGTCAGATAAACCCCACCGCAAAAGCTCAGTTCGAAGCTTTCTTAGCCCGGGACGACACCTTCAGTTTAGGTATCTGTAACGGTTGCCAACTGATGGCTCTTCTCGGCTGGGTTGGTTCTGAAGATACGGGCGAAACCCCCAAATTTGCCTCCCCGTCCCAAGGCGTCTGCTTTACCCATAACATCTCGGAGCGGTTTGAGTCTCGTTTTGTCACCGTCACCATTGAGTCCAGCCCCGCCCTCATGCTTCAAGGCCTGGAAGGGTCCAGCCTTGGGGTCTGGGTCGCCCACGGCGAGGGCCGCGCCCAATTCGTCAGGCCTGAAGTCCTAGACAACGTCGTATCCAAAAATCTCGCACCCGTCCGCTACGTCGACGACGATGGCAATATCACTACTCAGTACCCCTTGAATCCTAACGGGTCACCCCTCGGTATAGCCGGGCTGTGTTCACCAGATGGGCGGCACCTTGCTATGATGCCACACCCAGAGAGGTGCACGTTGCCATGGCAATGGGCGTGGATGCCTGAGGAGTGGCGTGGAAGTATGTCTACGTCTCCATGGTTACGCATGTTCCAGAATGCATATGAGTGGTGCGTGAAAGAGGGATAA
- the LOC5521880 gene encoding universal stress protein A-like protein, whose translation MATESQQDTKYEKRRVLLAIDHSEHSMRAFEWYFENIHRDDNLLMLVHSQELPPIFIPPDAFGTTLYNEWLAEAKKASLQSKKLLEGFERMCKERHCECEKHLLEGDNPGPAIIKLIKKSKPNYVVIGSRGQSMVRRTVMGSVSDFIIHHAHVPVCISPP comes from the exons ATGGCCACAGAGTCTCAGCAAGATACAAAATATGAGAAAAGACGAGTTCTGCTAGCCATAGACCACAGTGAGCACAGTATGAGGGCATTTGAAT GGTATTTTGAAAACATCCACAGAGATGATAATCTTCTGATGTTAGTTCACTCACAAGAACTTCCTCCAATTTTCATTCCGCCGGATGCTT TTGGAACGACCCTGTATAATGAATGGTTGGCAGAAGCGAAGAAGGCTAGCTTACAAAGCAAGAAACTACTGGAGGGGTTTGAAAGGATGTGTAAAGAGCGGCAT TGCGAGTGTGAGAAGCATCTACTGGAAGGAGACAACCCTGGACCAGCCATCATCAAACTGATAAAAAAGTCCAAACCTAACTATGTGGTGATAGGGTCACGTGGCCAGAGCATGGTCCGAAGGACTGTCATGGGCAGTGTGAGCGACTTCATAATACATCATGCACATGTTCCTGTATGCATCAGCCCTCCCTGA
- the LOC5521893 gene encoding nudix hydrolase 20, chloroplastic isoform X2 — protein MSSKEYREHSYASTPTISPTEMTSSPWSSNILKLVQRLNNFHAAVPSLLTFEERTQKVNEVVQEFRKKDLFVTLRGWRDEMYAVGRSFSDRPFFMMERSAACLLGITQYGVHLNGYHRDVNGMLFMWVARRSLSKPTYPGKLDQLVAGGIPCGSNTRETLIKECAEEALIAESLAANAKPVGTVSYVFEDERGVFPEVQFVYDLELPESFTPKASDGEVSDFYYWPISKVKEMIATNEYKFNSALVVLDFLIRHGEVSPDTEPNYMDFVLGCHRQANWRF, from the exons ATGAGCTCGAAGGAATACAGAGAACATAGCTACGCCAGCACACCTACAATATCACCAACAG AAATGACAAGTAGCCCATGGTCAAGCAATATCTTGAAGCTCGTTCAACGACTGAACAACTTTCATGCAGCAG TTCCCAGTCTCTTGACATTTGAGGAGAGAACACAGAAGGTCAATGAGGTCGTACAGGAGTTTAGAAAAAAGGACTTGTTTGTCACTCTAAGAGGGTGGAGAGATGAG ATGTATGCTGTAGGGAGATCATTCAGTGACAGACCTTTCTTCATGATGGAGCGTTCCGCCGCAT GTCTGCTTGGAATAACTCAGTATGGTGTACATCTAAATGGTTACCATAGAGATGTCAACGGCATGCTTTTTATGTGGGTGGCCAGGAGAAGTCTTTCCAAACCAACATATCCTGGAAAATTAGACCAACTG GTGGCTGGAGGTATCCCCTGTGGTTCAAACACAAGAGAAACATTGATCAAGGAGTGTGCAGAAGAGGCATTGATAGCTGAAAGCCTTGCAGCAAACGCCAAGCCTGTGGGGACGGTCAG CTATGTGTTTGAAGATGAACGTGGGGTCTTTCCCGAGGTTCAGTTTGTTTATGACCTGGAGCTACCTGAGAGTTTTACTCCAAAAGCAAGTGATGGTGAAGTGAGTGACTTCTACTACTGGCCTATCAGCAAG GTAAAGGAGATGATTGCCACAAATGAGTACAAGTTCAACAGTGCCTTAGTAGTACTTGATTTCCTGATACGGCATGGTGAAGTCTCCCCAGACACCG AACCAAATTACATGGATTTTGTTCTCGGTTGTCATCGTCAAGCTAATTGGCGGTTCTAG